The sequence AATGCAGTTAGAGCTGCTATAACTGGCCATAAGGTGTATTCAACCTTGCATACAGATAGTATTTTTAATGTATGGAACAGGTTAAAGGACATGGGAGTAAAAGAATATTTAATTAAAGATTCTATTAAGGCAATTATATCTCAAAGATTGATTAGAAAGTTATGCCCTAATTGTAGGAAGTTAATAGAAGTAGATGATAATGATTTGAAAATAAAAAAAGCCTATAAGGCAGTTGGTTGTAAGCAGTGCAATAATGGGTACTCAGGAAGAATAGTTGTTTCTGAAATATTGTATGGAAATCTCCAGGAAAAAACCAAGCTTTCTGAAGAAAATTTTCAAAGTAAAGAAGAATGCCTATGTGACTATGTAGAAAATGGATATATTTCTATTGATGATTTTAAAAGATATATAAGTATAAGTGAGGATAAAAAAAATTTTGATTGATTATAACAGCATAATATTTATTGCTAGTAATTTGGGTTTGTTTTTAAAAAGTGGAATTGGTATAGCACAAGCTTTAGATGAACTGAAGCAAGAGATAATAAGCAAAAAATATCAAAAGAGTTTGCAAAACATTAAAGAATCTATTTCAAATGGGAATACTATATATGAATCTTTTTATGCATATAAAAGTTTGTATCCACCTGTATTTTTGATGTTCATAAATATAGGTGAGTACACTGGAAAGTTAGATAAGATATTAATTATATTAGCAGAGTATTATAAAAAAACTCAAAATGAAAGAAAAAGGTTAATTAGTTCATTAATATATCCTATAAGTGTATCCATATCTATAATCATATTCATTTTAATGTATATCATATTTTTATTGCCTAATATGGAACAGATGTATATTGGTATGGGGAAGCCTATAACCGGTGTGTTGGAAATATTAATAGGATTCAGCAAGTATATAAACAACAATTTTGAATTTGCACTAATATTATTAATTACAGCACCATTAATTATTTGTCTATTTTTTAAATTTCCTACAGTAAAAGATTTTAAGGCAAAGATTAAATCAAAACTTAAAATAGTAAATTTGAAGAGTGAATTATTTTTTATTAGGATGCTATATTTAATATCTGCTAGCGGTATATCATTAAATTCTGGTATACAAAAAATGCTAGAGATTGAAGGGGAGATTCAGAGAGAAGATATTGAGAATTTTTATTTTTATATAACAGAAGGAAACAGTATCAGTGATTCAATTAAAAAGTCATTCAAGTTTTCAAGAATAACTTCTTCATTAATTGCTATAGGCGAATCTACAGGGAGTATGGAAGAAAAGTTATTAAATATTATAGATAACCTAGAAGAACGATATTATTCTACATTATCAAGATATGTAAATTTAGTGCAACCTATATTGCTATTACTTCTTGGTATAGTGGTAGCTGGCTTGGCTGCATTAGTATATGGATCGTTATACGGAGGGCTAGCTTAGTGCGTAAAGGGTATACTTTGATAGAGCTAGTAGTTGTACTAGGAGTTATATGTATCATATGTTCCATCGCTACTGTATCCATAAAAGCATTAAAAAAGATTGAAAATGATATTAATAGGCAGGTTACTATACAAGAAGTTCAAGATATGTTGACTTATGCAAAACTATACTGTGCAAATAATAAGGTAACTGGAAACATATATGCTAATGCTAAAACAGGAGAATATAGATTTTTTTCTTGTAAAAAAACTAGAAGAAGAAATCATGTAAAGGGAGATATGAAGATAATAGGAATATATGAGTCTAGTGATAACTCTATTACAATTAATGCAAATGGAGAAGCATATGCAGGGGCTATTTTGTTAGCAGATAAAAGTGGAAAGGTAACGAGAATAAGTATAAGAGTAGGATTTTTTTATGATGAAATTAAAAACAAATAAAAATGGATTTATAATTATTGATGTAATGCTTGGAACTGCTATTTTTTCAATACTCATGCTTAGTTTTATATCACTTTACTCAACATATGAGAAGAGCAGAATAGAAAATATAAAGATAAAAGAGATTAATTATTATAGTAGTTGTATTATAAAGGAGCTAAAAAGCAACAATAACGAAACTTATATGAATAGTTTGTTGGATAAGAATAACTATATTAATGTTAATTATATAAATAATTTTGCTGTAGAGGATCAACCGCTGATTAATATATTTGAGGGGAATATCGTAGATTTGAAAAAATACATTAATGTATTAGTAAAAAAAGATAGTAGCATATATTCTTATGAAATTTTCTATGTTAATAAATACTATGGTGATAAGTTCAACTATACCATTAAGGGGAAATTATGAAAAAGGTTAAAGGAATTGCATTGATAGAGTTGATTATAGGTTTAGGCGTATCTGCTATGTTGTTAACTGCAACGCTGTTGGTAATGAATAAATCAATCAAAAATGCATATACACAATTACAGGCATCATATAAAGAGGAAAAACTGTATAGAATTATGAATACTATACTTTATCATATTGGTGATAAAAGTAGTAATAATAAGATATATGTTTCTGATAATAAATTAATAAATTATGATAAATCAAAAGAAAAAACTAAAATTTTGTACAAAAATGTTTTTGGTTTGAGGTTAGATTTAAATGGAACAACTCAAACTATATTGAATGATGTGCAGCAATTTAACTGTAAGCAGAAAGGGAATATTATATATATTTTGATAAAACTAAATTCAGGAGAGGAAATTAGAGAATGTATAAGAGCGTAAGAAAAAAAGGTTCTACAACAGTACAAATACTAGTTATCATGTTTTTGGCTCTTTTTTTAGTAAGTATAATGGTTAACTTATCAATTTATTCTTTAGAAAAAGCCAAAATGAAAACAATGATTATAGAAAACTCTATAGAGTAGGTGAGATAAATAGAAGTAACGCTTGACAAGTTTCAGCAACTTTTACAAGAAAGAAAAAGCAATAAAATAGTTGCCCAATTTTACCTTGAAAAACAGTTATTCTTAAACATAAATAGAATCAACATTTTTCAGTTATTTAATATAAAATCAATAATTTTAAGCAATGTAGCTGCTTTTAAAGGTGAATCCAATATGCTTTTTCATTATAAAGTTATTATTCATGATGGAATATATTTAATTGTATATAGTGTAAAAGGCAATGAGAATTTTAACGCAATAAAGACAAAAAGGTCAACTTTTCCAATACAGTTTCTTATAGTTCAAAAGTATTACAACTATCTTAAAAGAGAAAATTTATTTTGTGTTGTACATGAAATAAATAATGTGATTTATGTGAATTATGTGCTTAAAGGAGCATTAATACAGTCAACAATAATAAATTTTGAGAATATGCTAGATATAGATAATATTTTAAAAAAAGAAGAGATGGTCTTACGTAGATTAATAAATTTTAATTATTCAGTGACCTATATTACTAATATCACTGAAGTGAATAATATTTCAAAACAATTTAGATATGTAAGTGGAGTAGTTTATGATTTATAGATATAGAAATTTCATTACTAAGGAGGAAATTGTTAAAAGAGAACTAAAAGCAAAACGAAATGTTGAGGAAATACTATTATTGATGCTTATAGCTAATTTAATATTAGTATGTGTAGTTAACAGAACAAAAGCTTTATATGATGAGAGTTCAAATATGAGAAATATAATATCTAGTGATATAGATAAGGTTCCTATTAAAACCATTAAGGAGGATAAAATAAGTAATAAGTTGAAAGCAATTAATCAAAATTCAATGTTAAACAAATGCAGCAATTTTAAGTATGAAAATAATAAAATTAAATTGCAAGTAACAGAAGAAAATGTAGACATATTAGTTAATGATATTAATGGTTGCAAGGATGTATATATTGAATCTATAGATATGGTTCAGAAATATTTTATTATAACTTTAGGAGTTAAATAGTGAAAAATAAAAAAATAATAATGATAAATAGTATTCTTTTTGTCATTGCTTTATTTCAAGTATTTGAAGTACAAAAATTAAATAGAGATAGAGTTAATATAGATTCATTTAATGAGCAACATAAAATTGAAAGTGAAAAAGTTCATGTAACAGGTAAAGAGCGGGTAAATAAAAAGTGGACATATGGAGAAATAAAAAAAGTAATTGCTAAATATGGTTTTACGTATAAAGATTTGAAATATAAAGATAATAAATGGGGCGTACAATGTTTTGCTACGGGGGAAAATAATAATATAATTAATATTTTAGATTGTTTAGATAGAGAGAAAATTACGTATGATATAGTAACACTAGAAGCTAAGGAAAATATATGTGATATACATATTATCTTGAGTTTCAATAATAATGGATAAAATAATCCTATTTTAGAGAAATAAAATACAATTTTTATTGAAAATAATTGCAAAGAATTAACGAATTTGATAAAATACTATTGTTATGACTAAAATCAAATACATTAAAAATATTTTATTATATTAATTACGTGATTAGGAATGTTAGAATAAATTGTATTTATCTAGTATTAAAATGGTTTACGTGGTTATAATATTAATGAAATTATATAATTTTTGGAGGGATATTCATGATATCAGCAGGAGATATAAGAAAAGGTACAACTTTTGAATTAGATGGACAAGTGTATACAGTAGTAGAATTTTTACATGTTAAACCAGGTAAGGGAGCAGCTTTCGTTAGAACAAAGCTTAGAAATGTTATAGCTGGTGGAGTTACAGAAAGAACTTTCAACCCAACAGCAAAGTTCCAAGAAGCTGTTATAGAAAGAAAAGAAATGCAATATCTATATTCAGATGGTGAATTATACTATTTCATGGATCAAGAAACTTTCGAACAAATTCCTTTAAACTTTGAAAAAGTTGAAGAAGCTATAAAGTTCTTAAAAGAAAATATGTTAGCTGTAATTAAATTCTATAAAGGCGAAGCATTCTCAGTAGAAGCTCCAAATTTTGTTGAATTATTAATAACTGAATCAGAACCAGGAGTTAAAGGAAATACAGCAACAAATGTTACTAAACCAGCTACAGTAGAAACTGGAGCAGTAGTTAACGTACCAGTATTCGTAAATGAAGGGGATACAATCAGAATAGATACTAGAACTGGAGAATACATGGAAAGAGTATAGCTATTAGATGCTAAGTTCGAAGGAACTTAGCATATTTGCTATAAAAGGAAGTGATAAAGTGAAAAATATAGACAGGAAAATACAGGAGCTTTATCAATTTTTAGATCAGTATAAAGGCGAAAATAAAGAATTTTTTGAATTAACTACGAGCATTTTGCAATGCCTTAAAGATGAAGTTACTGAAATGAAAGAAAACATAAGCAATGTTAATAAAAACATCAGTTACCTTAACGCAGATATTTCAGAACTACAAGATCAATTATTTGAAGAAGTTAGTGTAGAGGATTTAGAAGATATTGAAGACAGCTATGATGAATTAGAATGTAAGAATTGTGGTAAAAAACTTTATGTTGAAGTTGAAGCAATTAAAAATAATAAAGTTTTACTTTGCCCAAATTGCAATCAAAATTTATTATAAGTAGATGTTACAAAATTAAAAGCATGAAATGTGTAAAATATTATATTTTAAGAAACTTGACTTTGTATGAAGGTCAAGTTTTTCTTATTCTTTAGGATATTATAATAAAATTAAATTTGTAGATAACTTATAATAAGGCTATTTGATTAGGTTTCGTATGAAAAAAGAATAAAAAAGAAATTATATTCGCCTGCCTAATGTTTCTCATATTCGTTCGAAAAGGCAGATGCATAAAAAAAATCTCTGGCTCTACAGTCGCCTGAGATTTTTTTTATTTCTAGGAATATTTTTTAGAATAACTTAATAATATGTTAAAGAGAAAGATGAAAAGGAGGTAGATTAAGTGGAAGAAATTCTTAAGATTTTACCTTGCAATGTTTATTCCAAAATCAAAAGATTTGGTAGTTTGGATAAATTGCAAGAAATAAGATTGAAAATTAATGCTCCAGTTATTCTAAATATAGATGATAAAGAATATATTATACAAGAAATTGTAAAAAGTGTTGAGCTAAATCAAATGCTACAAAGAATTAGTAATTTTTCAGTCTATGCCTATGATGATGAGATTAGACAAGGCTATATAACCATGAAAGGTGGTTACAGAATAGGAATTTCAGGAGAATATTCTATTGAAAATGGGAAAATTAAATCATTAAAAAATATCTACTCACTAAATATAAGAATTGCTAGAGAAGTAATAGGTTGCTCTG comes from Clostridium sp. TW13 and encodes:
- a CDS encoding type II secretion system protein — its product is MRKGYTLIELVVVLGVICIICSIATVSIKALKKIENDINRQVTIQEVQDMLTYAKLYCANNKVTGNIYANAKTGEYRFFSCKKTRRRNHVKGDMKIIGIYESSDNSITINANGEAYAGAILLADKSGKVTRISIRVGFFYDEIKNK
- a CDS encoding ComGF family competence protein, coding for MKKVKGIALIELIIGLGVSAMLLTATLLVMNKSIKNAYTQLQASYKEEKLYRIMNTILYHIGDKSSNNKIYVSDNKLINYDKSKEKTKILYKNVFGLRLDLNGTTQTILNDVQQFNCKQKGNIIYILIKLNSGEEIRECIRA
- the efp gene encoding elongation factor P — its product is MISAGDIRKGTTFELDGQVYTVVEFLHVKPGKGAAFVRTKLRNVIAGGVTERTFNPTAKFQEAVIERKEMQYLYSDGELYYFMDQETFEQIPLNFEKVEEAIKFLKENMLAVIKFYKGEAFSVEAPNFVELLITESEPGVKGNTATNVTKPATVETGAVVNVPVFVNEGDTIRIDTRTGEYMERV
- a CDS encoding type II secretion system F family protein; translation: MIDYNSIIFIASNLGLFLKSGIGIAQALDELKQEIISKKYQKSLQNIKESISNGNTIYESFYAYKSLYPPVFLMFINIGEYTGKLDKILIILAEYYKKTQNERKRLISSLIYPISVSISIIIFILMYIIFLLPNMEQMYIGMGKPITGVLEILIGFSKYINNNFEFALILLITAPLIICLFFKFPTVKDFKAKIKSKLKIVNLKSELFFIRMLYLISASGISLNSGIQKMLEIEGEIQREDIENFYFYITEGNSISDSIKKSFKFSRITSSLIAIGESTGSMEEKLLNIIDNLEERYYSTLSRYVNLVQPILLLLLGIVVAGLAALVYGSLYGGLA